The genomic region caggcttCCAGCATCagctccccaggaaagcagggatgATGTCACAGGTCAGGGATGGAGTGGTCCATGGCTGACTTTACCAGCCCAGATGAGAGCCTGGGCAGAGGGAGTGAAGGTCAGTGGGGGGAACCTGGAGGCCCCTGTggggtctgggggtccctgcagccccacattCTCACCGTTTGACCATGTGCTCATAGATCACAGTGGGGATGATGGTCAGTGTCACCACgttcccagccccagccagcaccTCTGTGAGCTGCTTGTCCTGCAGGAGAGAGCAGGGTGGGTTGTGGGGTGCCCAGCTTTGCTCAGAACCCCCATGGCTTCTCTGGCCACATCCTGAACTCCCCAGGCACATCCTGTGCcgccagcagggcacagccctaCCTTCATGCCGATGACATTCTGGCCGTTCACCTCGCAGATGCAGTGGTGGGTGAGGAGCCCGTTGCGGGCAGCTGAGCTGTCCTTGGCCAGTGACACGATCTTCCCCTTCTTCACCACAATGCCAATGTGCCCGGTGCTGTCCTTGTGCACGGTGACGGTGCGCTGGAAAGGCCTGTGGGAGAGCACAGTCAGTGCCGgcaccaccactgccaccaccaccactgccctgggcaccaccACCATCTCACCTGTCCCGCACCACCATGACGATTTTTTCGGGGTTCGCCTTCTTCAGTGCCCGCTGTGCCTTGTCGCTGCTCCAGCCCGCGCAGTTCTTGCCGTCGATCTGCAGCACCTGGTCCCCGAAGCGCAGCCCCACCAGTGCCGCCGGCGAGTTGGCCTTCACCAGCTGCACAAAGATGCCCTGGGGACACAAGGGAGTGGTGGCACGGTGCCATGgtatgccatgccatgccatctGCACCCTGCTGTGCTGCGGCGTGACATGCTGTGACATTTAGTGCCATGCATTGCCACGCCATGATACACCGTGCCATGATACACCGTGCCATGATACACTGTCATGCATATGCCCTGAGcacactgtgctgtgccacGGTGCACCATGTCATGTCATGCCACACTGTCCTGTGccgtgcccagctctgtgccagcccagcccctcacctGGTCGACGTTCTTCAGGTGCAGCCCCGTCTTGCCCCGCTCGTCCTTGCACAGGTGGATCTCCCGCACGCCCGGCTTGATCTCTGCCCGCCGCAGCCCTGCGCTGTTCCCGCTCAGGGGGGCGACCAGCTGGCCCGGGGTGGGGCCCACAGGAGTCAGGGCCTGTGGTGGAGCCAGGGGTCAGTTGGGATGGAGGAGACACGGGGCCCTGGGCACCTCAGTCCCCGGGTAGGATATAGACCCAAAGGGACCCCAATCATAGTGTGGGGACCCCACGCAGGGCATGGAGAACCACCAGCCCAGACACCTACGGTGTTCTCAGGGTGCAGGTTCTTCTGGATCTCCTCGCTGGAGAGTGCAAGCCCCATGTAGTTCTCCAGCTCGGCCAGGTTGGGGTACAGCACAGGTGGCTCTGTGGGACATACCGAGGGTGGCCTCAGCTCCTGGGATCCCCAACCCACAGCCATTGCCGCCTCCAGGAGTTCCATGAACCCCCTGGGACCATGGGCCAGCAGaaagaaacccccaaatcccaccccccACCCATGTACTGAGTTGTGGGGAGTCTCAGCTCAGTCCCCCAGGACTCAGGTGAGCTGGTTGTGCCTCATGTTACCTGTGCCTGAGGTGAGCTTTGGCTTCTCTGTGACCACTGTGGTGGGAGGGGTCCTCACCCCggcagctgcctgtgcctgccaAGAGAGGGGgtctgctcagtgctgtgcccCCCTTCCCATGGACCCTCCATCAGGGTCTGCTCaccccccagcagtgctgctgcactggCACTGACCTGCAGGACCTGATGGCCCTTCATGTCCTCCAGGGAGGGATAGAGTGTCGCCATCGCTGCAggtgcctggggacagggatgaggTAGGTCAGGGACTGGGATGCCTCTCCACAAGCATCCCTTCTGGCTGGCATGCTCAAGACAGGCTGTCACCCGGAGCCTTCAGTGTGACTCAAGGCTGTGTCACCAGGGCCATCACTTCTGGCACTTCCCAGAGGCTGGGACATGGGtggctgtgtgctgggcacaggcaaCTGGGCATTGCTCAGCTGCTGGCAGGTCCTGCTCCCCATGTCCACCTGCCCAGTGAGGCTATCCCAGCATAACCCAGACAAGGGAGTAGGATATCCCATGGGAACAGCCCCTGTGTCCCTCATCAgacccctctgctccccatgTCCACCTGCCCAGCGAGGCTATCCCAGCATCACCCAGACAAGGGAGTAGGATATCCCATGGGAACAGCCCCTGTGTCCCTCATCAgacccctctgctccccatgTCCACCTGCCCAGTGAGGCTATCCCAGCATCACCCAGACAAGGGAGTAGGATATCCCATGGGAACAGCCCCTGTGTCCCTCATCAgacccctctgctccccatgTCCACCTGCCCAGCGAGGCTATCCCAGCAGCACCAAGATGAGGGGGATATCCTGTGGgaacagcccctgtgccccccaacagTTCCCTCTCCCCCTGTGCACCTCATGTTGTGCTCAGGACAAGGCTGTggccccccagctctgtcccacagCATTACATTCCCTTGTAAATACCATCCCAAACTCAGGGGGTAGGGGCAAAATCCAGACCCAACTCAGCCCTAGGGAAACCAGGCAGGATCCCACCCACAGTTCACGGATGGCAGCAGAATCCAACAGACAAGACTGTCCAAGCCCATCCAAGCCCAGTACTGATACCCCTGGACTTACCTGCCAACAGCTCCGGATCCTTGTGAAACCCTTTGCCCAGCCCCTGGATTTTTTATAGCcgtgcccagcccagggaggggcCAGGCAGCCTCAGCTGATTGCACTCTGGCCAGATAGGGCAtaggtgaggaagaggaagaggaaggtgaaGGCAACACTGCGCAGGCCCGTGGCACTGcaaggatggggacagggattaGGATGAGGACAGGGATTGGGATGAGGACAGGGATGGCTTTCTGTGGGTTTGGGCATcctgggggagcagggatgggtcTGTAGCCCCCCACTCCCCCACTGCATCACCCCTCCTGTCAGCCCCTGTACATGCCTTGCTCCCCCCAAGTGGGGGCCCCCTTCACTCCCCATCCTGGGCTCCATGGGCCGTGCCAGGGGGATGAAGGGGATGCCCCCCCGTGAGCCCCTGTGTGGGCGGTGGCTCCTGCTgacacctccctgcccaggcgCGTGGGGCTGACACAGCCGTGACAGGGACGTCGTGTCCCGCACCCTTCCAGCTGTCACCTGGGACACGTGCCAGGTGTGACAGCCCCGTGGGAGTCCCACACCACAGGTGGAAAACCTGAAGCAGCGTGGAGTTCAGCACGGGGTGGATGTGGCATCCCATTGCCATGGGACAGCACCGTGTCACCCTGGGATCCAGCCCTCCAGCACCCACCGGTGACATTGTACTGTCAGCACTGGGGATGCCACGGGCCACCATGTCCtcaggggctgggcagtgggGTGCTGAGGGCACTCATCCAGGCCTGGAGTCAGTGgcaccagcccagagctctcCGGCACGGGGCCAGTCCTGCTGTGGAGCCACGGCCAGACAcgtcccagctccctgtgcctccaCTCCTGCGTGCCAGACCAGGAGGAAGCGTTTTATTTACTGGTGTTATTTTTAGCTGGATGGTGCCCGGCTGCCTTAGCCAGCCCGGGACAAGAACAGCCtgagtgccagcagcagggaatgTCCTATACAGACAGATGGTTCCCAGGAGTCTGTCCCTTCCCCAAAACCCTCATGTCCCCCAAAACCCGAGCTGGAAGGACCTACACCCCACTTGCACTTATGGCTGCTGTGTGAGCTatgcaggggctgtggggctgaggtCAGCAGGGTCCCCCAAGCctcttcccagccctggcttATCCCCAGCCAGAagccatggcactgcctggcactggtTAATAATTAAAGCAAAAAGCTTTGCAGGAAGATAAACCAAAACTAGCCTCGAGTTTCCACCCAGaaacagccacagcagaggGCAGAGTGGGCTGCTGGTGCCCTAACAGCTCCCATTCTGCTTCCTTGAGCAGCAATTAAGGGCAGTGCTAATTCCTGCACAGCCTGGCCCCAATCCTGCACAGCCCCGTGTTCCTGGATGCATCCCAGTagctgagctgcccctgccccagagctgttCCCTCCAGGCCCAGTTACACACAAACTTTGCTCAGGAGCCGCGACTGGCTGTGTTATTGATCAGGGCTGTGTTATCAGTCGTGGCTGTTTTCCATCCTGGCACACACATCAAAAGCTGCCAGCAGAGGAGCCGGGCACTGACCCACAGTGGTGCCCAAGCAGCTCCTACACACACAACATCCACAGCTGGAACAGCCAAGCCCAAAGCAGGGGATGTGTCGTGTCCCATGTGCCACGTGCAGCTTCTGAAAAGGACCAAGATAAATCAGGGAGGTGTATGGACAGGCTTCCCCAAACCTACAGGCACCTTGGGAACATGCATCAGTCTGCCCCCCAtgctcccagcctgggctgAATCACAACTGCAAGGGCACGAGGCTGTGAGAGCAATGCTTAATAGGTTATGGTGAGGAAATAATTATGCAAATTCCACAGGCCGCCATCAgctccccacagagcccaggagCCCCAGGCCTCCCGCTGTGctcccagagctgagcaccTGAGCCTCACACCACGGCACgccagcacagcaccacaaccctggcacagcacccacagcaccccatgaacctggcacagcaccctgagaccgcagagcagcacccacagcaccccatgaacctggcacagcaccctgagaccgcagagcagcacccacagcactcCAAGAACCTGGCACAGCACCCGAgagtgcagagcagcacccaTAGCATCCTGTGAGCCAGgaacagcacccacagcaccccacACAGCACCCCACAAGCcgggcacagcacccacagcacccccaaagcccagcccagcccctgctgtgctgagtgaCAGACGGGCAAGGGAAAAACCTCCAGGACACAGGGCTGAGAAAAGCCAGCATAAAGCGTTTTTATTGCAATAATAAACTGGATACCTTTGTGCGGCGGAGAAGGAAGTGACCGGCAGGAATTTGTTATCAACGGAccgggcagggcagagggagggacacGGGGGGGCAGCAATGCGTCCTGTGAGACCAGGCAAGCGGCGATGACCAGCATCAGGTGGCAGGAGAAAACGGGCAGGTGTGCTCAGAGCGGGGACAGGAGGCTGATGGTTCCTTTCCCGAGGGGAGAGGAGGACTGGGGTGGTTTTGTTGAGCTGAGCTCCCATCACCTCCCCTGCAAACAGCACCTTCCCTCTGtccactgttttcctttctctttaaaGAATGCTCCACGCTATGGGATTTTCAGGGTGTGGTGGAGCTCTGATGGAAACCCAACTCCCTAAATCCAAACGTGGGCCAGGGGGAAGGCAGGCCTATCCAATGGCAGGGTgaagctggggcagagcagccccccTTTCCTGATGCCGCTCCCTGCATGGAGAATAGGGAAAGGCCAGGCTGCTCCCTTGCTGTCCCATTCCAGGCAGAATTCCTATAAACAATCCTAGTGCTACCTTGCTCTCTGCATCCCTTTAGCCTCGACAGGCTCACTCTGCTATGgcttttgcagcagcagcaatttctGGTTTGAAAACACCATAAATCTACACCAAAACAAGTAACTAACAGGATTCCTTTTGTTCAATTGACTCCTATCTAAGGTCAGCCCATCTGTGTGCTACTGGGAAAACACAGTCTACACCTGGAACAAAAATAAGATTAAGAACTTGACCCAAAAAGAGTTGAGGTTTACGGCGTATAGtttaaaaagacataaaaacaCGATACGAGGAGGAAGAGTCAGACGCAAAGCTTAGTGACCAAAGGCATTCAATCAAGGTGTAAGGTTATACAATGAGTGTAGTGGACTATCAGGAAAAGCTCCGTACAAAGTCATGTGCACTCTTCTTGAAGCTGAGATTCTGGATTCCTCCATGTGCCAAACctgtggggagagaggagaagcaGCGTGACAGAGCTGCCCACCAGCCAGCCAAGGATGGAGTGTGCAGGGCACAGCGGCCTCAGCACATGCCACACCAGACCCTCACAGCAGGAGTCAAGCCCCCATTACAGGATGgagcacagccccatcctgcccccacCACTGGGACTCTGCACCCCAGACAACAGCcccagagaatcacagaatgggctgggttggaagggaccttaaagctcatctcattccgaccccctgccatgggggaccaggttgctccaagtcccatccaacctagccctggacacttccagagatgaggcatccacagcttctctgggcagcccatgcTCACCACACTCATaggcaagattttttttttaatatccaatCTGATCTTGCCCTTTGTCAGTGTGAAGtcatttctccttgtcctgtcactataggcctaagtccctctccagctttcttggagcccctttaggtactggaaagtgctctaaggtctccccagagcctcaCCCAGCTTTCCCATGCTGTTtccatagcagaggtgctccagttcTTGGGTCATAATCAAAGCCTCCTGTCCACACTATCAGACTCATGCACCACCAGCACGAGAGGCAGGAGGGGGAGCAGTAGGCAAGCTCCACAGTGCAGAAACACAACACATTGAACCCAAGGCACAGACAACAAGCACCACAACACCTCCATGGCCATGAACCctctctgccaggctgggaacTTTGCTTTTACCACAGCAGTGATCTGATCCCCAGCTCACCAGACTACCACGAGCAACTTCTATCCACAGCCAGAAACTTGCTCCCTCCTTCTCATACTCCCCACTGCCACCACTCTCCCTGCCACTCACACCCATCCCACCTTCCCACACTGCCCCAAAACCAAAGACAGGGGCCTTTAGGTTCCTCCAGTCCACACaatccctgccagcagctgtcCCTCCTTACCCGAGGACAGGGTGCTGGGGTGGGTCATTCCAATTTCATGAGCTCCACGTCAAAAATTAGAGTGGCGTTTGGTGGGATGATC from Pithys albifrons albifrons isolate INPA30051 chromosome 18, PitAlb_v1, whole genome shotgun sequence harbors:
- the SDCBP2 gene encoding syntenin-2, which gives rise to MATLYPSLEDMKGHQVLQAQAAAGVRTPPTTVVTEKPKLTSGTEPPVLYPNLAELENYMGLALSSEEIQKNLHPENTALTPVGPTPGQLVAPLSGNSAGLRRAEIKPGVREIHLCKDERGKTGLHLKNVDQGIFVQLVKANSPAALVGLRFGDQVLQIDGKNCAGWSSDKAQRALKKANPEKIVMVVRDRPFQRTVTVHKDSTGHIGIVVKKGKIVSLAKDSSAARNGLLTHHCICEVNGQNVIGMKDKQLTEVLAGAGNVVTLTIIPTVIYEHMVKRLSSGLVKSAMDHSIPDL